A window of the Diceros bicornis minor isolate mBicDic1 chromosome 28, mDicBic1.mat.cur, whole genome shotgun sequence genome harbors these coding sequences:
- the LOC131393321 gene encoding olfactory receptor 1J4-like yields the protein MRRENQSSVSEFFLLGLPIPPEQKGMFFALFLGMYLTTVLGNLLIILLIRLDSHLHTPMYFFLSHLALTDVSFSSVTVPKMMLNMQTQHLSISYPGCISQMYFYILFGGVDNLLLAVMAYDRYVAICHPLHYTTIMREGLCVLLVAGSWILSCGSALLHTLLLAQVSFCADNIIPHFFCSLPLLLKLSCSNTSLNELVVFTAGAAVVVFPLSGILVSYGHIGASILRVPSNKRICKALSTCGSHLSVVSLFYGTIIALYLSSSSGNSNDRDMIASLMYTVVTPMLNPFIYSLRNRDMKLALGFLFRNNSLFAK from the coding sequence ATGAGGAGGGAGAATCAGAGCAGTGTGTCTGAATTCTTCCTactggggctccccatcccaccaGAGCAAAAGGGCATGTTCTTTGCTCtgttcctgggcatgtacctgaCCACAGTGCTGGGAAACCTGCTCATCATCCTGCTCATCAGGCTGGACTctcacctccacacccccatgtacttcttcctcagccacTTGGCCCTCACGGATGTTTCCTTCTCATCTGTCACTGTCCCAAAGATGATGTTAAACATGCAGACTCAGCACCTATCCATCTCCTATCCAGGGTGTATTTCACAGATGTATTTTTACATACTTTTTGGGGGTGTGGATAATCTCCTTCTTGCAGTGATGGCATATGACAGGTACGTGGCCATCTGTCACCCCCTACACTATACCACCATCATGAGGGAGGGGCTGTGTGTGCTGCTGGTTGCTGGCTCCTGGATTCTCTCCTGTGGCAGTGCCCTCCTGCACACGCTCCTCCTAGCCCAGGTGTCCTTCTGTGCTGACAACATTATACCCCACTTTTTCTGCAGCCTCCCCCTTCTACTCAAGCTGTCCTGCTCAAATACCTCTCTCAATGAGCTGGTTGTATTCACTGCAGGGGCTGCAGTTGTCGTTTTTCCATTGAGTGGTATCCTGGTCTCTTATGGCCACATTGGGGCCTCTATCCTGAGGGTCCCCTCTAACAAAAGGATCTGCAAAGCCTTGTCCACGTGTGGCTCCCACCTCTCTGTTGTGTCTCTATTCTATGGAACAATTATAGCACTGTACCTTTCCTCCTCATCGGGCAACTCCAATGACAGAGACATGATTGCCTCACTGATGTATACAGTGGTGACCCCCATGTTGAACCCCTTCATCTACAGCCTAAGAAACAGAGACATGAAATTGGCTCTGGGATTTCTTTTCAGAAACAATAGCCTTTTTGCCAAGTGA